Genomic segment of Chloroflexota bacterium:
GCCCGTCGGCGCCGGTAAAGGTTGTGGCGTTGTAGGAGACGACGGTCTCCTTGCCGTCGGCGGCGCGAATCGTGAGCTCGTAGTTGGTGACCCGCTCCTCGGTGAGCACCCGGCGAATGCCGTCCTCGGCCCGCCTGGGATCGGTGAAGTAGTTCTTGAAGGGCGTTCCGATCAGATCCTCGCGCTCGCGGCCGGTCACCGCGCACATCTGGCGGTTGACGTCCGTGATGATGCCGAGCGTATCGGTGGTCATCAGCGCGTCGATGTTCGACTCGATGAGGCCGCGGGTGTAGGTTTGCTGCTCGCGCAGCTCCTCCTCGATCCGCTTCTGGAGGGTGCTGTCGCGGGCGGCGGCGAGGATCCCGGCCACGGTGCCGACGGTGTCGCGGAACACCGCCGCGTTGAACGAGACGGGAATCTTGCGGCCCGACTTGGTGCGGACGACAAGCTCGTAGTTAGTCACGACCCCCTGCGCGAACGTGAGCGAGACGCCCGCCTGGGCGAGATCCGGCTCCGCGAAATAGCTGAAGAAGCGGCTGCCGATCAACTGCTTCCGAGTGAACCCCATCAGCCGAACCGTCTGCTCGTTGACGTCGGTGATGACGCCGTCCGGATCGACGGTCATGAGCGCGTCCACGCTCGACTCGATGAGGCTCCGGTTGTACGCCTGCTGCTCGCGCAGCTCCTGCTCGAGCCGCTTCTGTTCGGTGATGTCGCGGGCGGCGGCCAGGATGCCGGCGATCTGGCCCTCCGTGTCCTGGAATGTGCCCGCGTTGAACGAGACCACCGTTCGGCGGCCGCTGCGGGACTGGAGCACGAGCTCGTAGTTGGTGACCGACCCTTCGGCCAGCGTCTGACGGACGCCGGCGATGGCGCGGTCGGGCTCCGTGAAGTACTCCTTGAACGAGCTGCCGATCAGATCCTCGCGCGTGTACCCGGTGAGATTGACCATCTGCTCGTTGACGTCGGTCACGACGCCATCGGGATCGACCGTGACCAGCGCGTCCACGCTGGACTCGATGAGGCCGCGGTTGTAGTTCTCCGACTCACGGAGCTGCTCCTCCAGCCGCCGCTGCTCGGTGACGTCGCGGGCGACGGCGAAGATGCCGCGGATGTCGCCCTCGGGGTCGCGGAAGATCGAGGCGTTGAACGAGACCAGGATCTCGCGCCGGTGGCGCGACCGCAGGAGCAGCTCGTAGTTGGTGACGAACCCCTCGTCCAGGGTGCGCCGGACGCCGGCGCGGGCGTTGGCCGCGTCGGTGAAGTAGTCCGGGAAGGGGCTGCCGACGAGCTGCTCGCGGGCGTATCCGGTCAGGCGGACCATCTGCTCGTTGACGTCGGTGATGGTCAGGTCGGGGTCGACCGTGAGCATGGCGTCGACGGACGACTCGATGAGGCCGCGGTTGTAGGCCTGCTGCTCCCGCAGCTGCTGCTCCAGCCGCTTCTGGTCCGTAATGTCGCGGGCGGCGGCGAACACGCCACGCAGCCGGCCATCCTCGCCGGTGAAGGTCGTCGCGTTGTAGGAGACGACGGTCTGCTTGCCATCCGCCGCGGCGATCGTGAGCTCGTAGTTCGTGACCCGGCCCTCGGTCAGCACGCGGCGAATGCCGTCCTCGGCTCGCTGGGGGTCGGTGAAGTACTCTTTGAACGGGGTGCCGACCAGCTCCTCGCGCTCACGCCCGGTGACCGCGCACATCTGGCGGTTGACGTCGGTGATGATGCCGAGCGTGTCCGTCGTCATCAGGGCGTCGATGTTCGACTCGATGAGACCGCGGTTGTAGGCCTGCTGCTCGCGCAGCTCCTGCTCCAGGCGCTTCTGGTCGGTGATGTCGCGGGCGGCCGCGAAGATGCCGGCGACGGCGCCGCTGATGTCGCGGAAAACCGAGGCGTTGAACGAGACGGCCAGCTCCGCGCCGGCCCGGGAGCGCAGCACGAGCTCGTAGTTGGTGACCACGCCGTTCTCGAACGTCTCCCGCACCCCGGCCTCGGCTCGTACGGGATCGGTGAAGTAGCCGGCGAACGGGCTGCCGATCAGCTGCTGGCGGTTGTAGCCCGTCAATCGCACCATCTGCTCGTTCACGTCGGTGATGATCCGCTCCGGGTTGACGGTGACGAGCGCATCCACGGACGCTTCGATCAAGCCGCGGCTGTAGTTCTCCGACTCGCGGAGCTGCTCCTCGAGGCCGCGCTGGTCGGTGACGTCGCGCGCCACGGCGAAGATGCCGCGGACGTTCCCCTCTGGATCGCGGAAGATCGAGGCGTTGAACGACACCAGGACCTCCCGCCCGCCGTGGGTGCGGAGGGTCAGCTCGTAGTTGGTGACGAAGCCCTGATTCAAGGTCTGGCGGACGCCGGCGGCGGCATACGCCGGCTCCGTAAAGTAGGAGTCGAACCGGCTGCCGATGAGGTTCTGTTTGGGCACCTCCGTCAGCTTGACCATCTGCTCGTTGACGTCGGTGATCATGAGGTCCTGGTCGACGGTGATCATCGGGTCGACCGAGGACTCGATCAGCCCGCGCGTGTAGTTCTGGGCCTGGCGCAGCTCCTCCTCGAGGCGCATCTGCTGGGTGATGTCGCGGGCGGACGCGAAGATGCCGCGGACGGCGCCGTCCGGGTCCTTAAACACCGAGGCGTTGAACGAAACCGCGCTCTCCGCGCCGGACTTGGCCCGCAGCACCAGCACGTAGTTGGTGACGAACCCCTCTTCGAGGGTCTGGCGGACGCCAGCCGTCGCAGCCTCGGCATCGGTGAAGAAGTCCGGGAAGTAGCTGCCGATGAGCTCGTCGCGGCTGTAGCCCGTGATGCGCACGGTTTGCTCGTTGACGTCCGTGATCTGAAACTGGGGATCCACCGTGAGGAGCGCGTCGACCGACGCCTCGATCAGACCGCGGGTGTAGTTCTGGACCTGACGAAGGTTCTCCTCCAGCTGCTTCTGATCGGTGATCTCCCGGGCGGCGGCGAAGACGCCCTTGAGACGGCCATCCGCGTCGCGGAACACGGCGGCGTTGTAGGAGACCACCGTTTCATGCCCGTCGCGCGATCGCATGACGAGCTCGAAGTTGCTCACGCGCTCGTCGGCGAGAACCTGGCGAATGCCGTCTTCGGCCCTATCCGGCTCGGTGAAGTAGGTCTTGAACGGGGTGCCGATGAGGGTCTCCCGCTCGTAGCCGGTCATCTCGCACATCTGGCGGTTGACGTCGGTGATGATGCCCAGCGGGTCTGTCGTCATCAGCGCGTCGATGTGAGACTCGATCAGGGAACGGGTGTAGAACTGCGCCGCCCGGAGCTCCTCGGTCAGCTGGATCTCGTTCGAGACGTCCTTGGAGATCAGGAGGAAGCCGATCGGGACGCCGGTCTGGTCGCGACGGGGCGTGAGCACGACGCGGGCAGTGAACCGTTGCCCGTTCTTGCGCATGCGATTGAGGGTGCCTTCCCACTTCCCGTCGCGGAGGGCGGCCTCCATGATCTCGCGCGGCCTGCCGGCCATGACGTCCTCGGGGACGTGCAGGATGTCCGAGTTGGCGCGGCCGATGACCTCGTCCGGCTCGTAGCCGTAGATTCGGCGGGCGCCCTCGTTCCAAAGCAGGATCGTGCCGCTCAGGTCTTTGTGGATCATCGAGTACTCGGTGGATGACTCGAGCACATTCTCGATGAAGTTGAGGGCCTCCTCCGTGTCCCGAATCGCCGTGCTGTCGAAAAGCTTGGTGGCCACCGTGCACCTCCGGAGCGCCCGACCCGACCCCCTGCTCACAAGGACCGAACAATGCTATCAGGTAGACAAGTAGACTGCTATATGTCAAACTTTGTCAAGATCCGTAACGCGGGTGGGTCCCAGTCAGATTAACGCTATTGAGCTATCGGGCTGTCATGCTGGACGTGCGCGTAGGAAATCCTTATGATGACGGCATTCCAGCCACGCGTAAAGTCGACCCTCGTCGATGGCTCTGAGAGTTCTGTGTGCTGAGAGCCGGTGGGTATCAGGTCGAGCGCGCCTACGAGCTGCTGCGGCTCAGGATTCTTGATGGCGAGCTGAGCGTCGGGCAGCGGCTTCCGTCGTACCCGACACTGGCTCGCGAGCTGGGCGTTTCATCGGTCACCGTGCGGCTCGCCGTCCAGCGGCTCGCCCACGAGGGGCTGGTGTCAGTCCGCGTCGGAGCGGGGACGTTCGTGGCCCAGCCTGTCGCCCAGGCCCGCCGGCGGCAGACCGGCGCTGTCGACGTGCTGATCGCCGACAGCGACCCCGATAGCCACGCCGCGACGGTCGAGCGGCTCGAGGCCGAGGGGCATCGCGTGACGCTCGTGGAGAGCGCAGGTCAGATGCTGCTCGCGCTGGCTCGGGCGACCTACAGCCATCTCTTCCTG
This window contains:
- a CDS encoding GntR family transcriptional regulator, encoding MLRAGGYQVERAYELLRLRILDGELSVGQRLPSYPTLARELGVSSVTVRLAVQRLAHEGLVSVRVGAGTFVAQPVAQARRRQTGAVDVLIADSDPDSHAATVERLEAEGHRVTLVESAGQMLLALARATYSHLFLDVHMPGSGAEMAATLAEAYPRTVVAMMGHSLAHVVGSGRGCLVIQKPVQPLAVADVLSLRRA
- a CDS encoding PAS domain S-box protein, which codes for MATKLFDSTAIRDTEEALNFIENVLESSTEYSMIHKDLSGTILLWNEGARRIYGYEPDEVIGRANSDILHVPEDVMAGRPREIMEAALRDGKWEGTLNRMRKNGQRFTARVVLTPRRDQTGVPIGFLLISKDVSNEIQLTEELRAAQFYTRSLIESHIDALMTTDPLGIITDVNRQMCEMTGYERETLIGTPFKTYFTEPDRAEDGIRQVLADERVSNFELVMRSRDGHETVVSYNAAVFRDADGRLKGVFAAAREITDQKQLEENLRQVQNYTRGLIEASVDALLTVDPQFQITDVNEQTVRITGYSRDELIGSYFPDFFTDAEAATAGVRQTLEEGFVTNYVLVLRAKSGAESAVSFNASVFKDPDGAVRGIFASARDITQQMRLEEELRQAQNYTRGLIESSVDPMITVDQDLMITDVNEQMVKLTEVPKQNLIGSRFDSYFTEPAYAAAGVRQTLNQGFVTNYELTLRTHGGREVLVSFNASIFRDPEGNVRGIFAVARDVTDQRGLEEQLRESENYSRGLIEASVDALVTVNPERIITDVNEQMVRLTGYNRQQLIGSPFAGYFTDPVRAEAGVRETFENGVVTNYELVLRSRAGAELAVSFNASVFRDISGAVAGIFAAARDITDQKRLEQELREQQAYNRGLIESNIDALMTTDTLGIITDVNRQMCAVTGREREELVGTPFKEYFTDPQRAEDGIRRVLTEGRVTNYELTIAAADGKQTVVSYNATTFTGEDGRLRGVFAAARDITDQKRLEQQLREQQAYNRGLIESSVDAMLTVDPDLTITDVNEQMVRLTGYAREQLVGSPFPDYFTDAANARAGVRRTLDEGFVTNYELLLRSRHRREILVSFNASIFRDPEGDIRGIFAVARDVTEQRRLEEQLRESENYNRGLIESSVDALVTVDPDGVVTDVNEQMVNLTGYTREDLIGSSFKEYFTEPDRAIAGVRQTLAEGSVTNYELVLQSRSGRRTVVSFNAGTFQDTEGQIAGILAAARDITEQKRLEQELREQQAYNRSLIESSVDALMTVDPDGVITDVNEQTVRLMGFTRKQLIGSRFFSYFAEPDLAQAGVSLTFAQGVVTNYELVVRTKSGRKIPVSFNAAVFRDTVGTVAGILAAARDSTLQKRIEEELREQQTYTRGLIESNIDALMTTDTLGIITDVNRQMCAVTGREREDLIGTPFKNYFTDPRRAEDGIRRVLTEERVTNYELTIRAADGKETVVSYNATTFTGADGRLRGVFAAARDITDQKRLEEQIREQNRELMETTSFMNNVLESSTEYSIVAMDLEGQILAWNEGARRNYGYTAEEMVGRRKAQLLHVPEDVESGRVAAILQTAMSTGKAEGVFERVRKSGDRFTASVAITLRRDSTGVPIGYVLISKDITEQKQLEEQLQRKNEELEEQYRRVQEANRLKSEFLANMSHELRTPLNGIIGFAQLMHDGRVGPVSDEHKEYLGDILTSSRHLLQLINDVLDLAKVESGRMDFNPEPVQVDQIVAEVRDVLRTLAASKLIQIAVEVDPSVLSVVADPARLKQILYNYLSNALKFTPNEGSVAVRVVPQGPDWYRIEVQDSGIGIAAEEMNRLFVEFQQLDASIAKKYQGTGLGLALTKRMVEAQGGEVGVVSAPGNGSTFSAVLPRVMRRLDEENLARPPTPTSAVAGPNILVIDDNPTDREWLGRILGEAGYAVTYAATAAEAISHCQRRVFDAITLDLLLPDLPGSRVLQEIRTRTNNAETPVVVVTVIAQADLGLGFAIHDYLLKPVKSEELLAAIGRSGAQPNGSASILVIDDDQSVRDVLREVLADHGFDPVCVADGKAGLEAIKGKAPAAIVLDLLMPNMDGFEFLYALRRSPAGRRVPVIILTSKDLTTADRRQLQMSAQGIVLKGEEATERLLAEIKNWVPQRSTRAAGSAPKTAAPRRRAADAALKENGS